One stretch of Bremerella cremea DNA includes these proteins:
- a CDS encoding sodium:calcium antiporter, protein MAENVVVEKGDGEGGDWYGVAVALIATALLVLFWLVHWELPFLLLAVVVISIVIWQACDPFADAAQWVGTTLGIPGSVRGATLDAIASSLPELFSGIFFVVLAIASVDMSNVAAVEAAGAEGFGATIATCAGSAVYNMILIPAIVTMTIAYYRRSRPTIDVEDEVLARDGVWFLICEMALLVFLYQNVMYWWMGLVLIGMYFIYIGQLYRDTMIYRRRVKYLAHYFNSHGLETATATVVSDLLKEDHKVHPLLVDKIRDEIKSGQVEGDEEVEEVPEGAGALFGFVEIPLNGITACLILVTSTAVAAGACYFLVDVTRETAHTLGVPTFFVAVILAAAASSVPDTFLSIGSAMRGDDSGAVSNAFGSNIFDICICLSVPLLVNSYLVGWGPVMLTQDGEPIAGLVGLRISLFVLTGITLAIMWHNRQLTFRKSLILCGLYGLFIAYAVLGSLGILFA, encoded by the coding sequence ATGGCTGAGAACGTGGTGGTGGAAAAAGGAGACGGCGAAGGAGGGGATTGGTACGGAGTAGCCGTAGCGCTTATCGCGACCGCCTTACTGGTTCTTTTTTGGCTCGTCCACTGGGAACTGCCCTTTTTGCTCTTGGCGGTCGTCGTGATCTCGATTGTCATCTGGCAGGCCTGCGATCCCTTTGCCGACGCCGCTCAGTGGGTCGGTACGACCCTGGGAATCCCCGGCTCGGTCCGTGGAGCCACGCTCGACGCGATAGCCAGCAGCTTGCCGGAATTGTTCAGCGGCATCTTCTTCGTGGTCCTGGCGATTGCCTCGGTCGATATGAGCAACGTCGCCGCCGTGGAAGCAGCTGGCGCGGAAGGATTTGGCGCCACCATTGCCACGTGCGCCGGAAGTGCCGTCTATAACATGATTCTGATTCCGGCGATCGTGACCATGACGATTGCCTACTACCGTAGATCACGGCCTACCATCGATGTCGAAGACGAAGTGTTGGCACGCGACGGAGTATGGTTTTTGATCTGCGAAATGGCGCTGCTCGTGTTCCTGTATCAAAATGTGATGTATTGGTGGATGGGTTTAGTGTTGATTGGCATGTACTTTATTTACATCGGCCAGCTCTACCGAGATACGATGATCTACCGTCGCCGGGTTAAATATCTCGCCCATTATTTCAACTCTCACGGTCTGGAAACTGCGACGGCGACGGTTGTCTCGGACTTATTGAAAGAGGACCACAAGGTTCATCCGTTGCTAGTGGATAAGATCCGCGATGAAATTAAATCGGGGCAAGTCGAAGGAGACGAAGAGGTCGAGGAAGTCCCGGAAGGTGCTGGAGCATTGTTCGGGTTCGTCGAAATCCCTTTGAATGGAATTACAGCGTGCTTGATTCTCGTAACGAGCACCGCCGTTGCCGCCGGAGCTTGTTACTTTCTGGTGGACGTAACCCGTGAGACGGCTCACACGCTGGGTGTGCCAACATTTTTTGTGGCTGTGATTTTGGCGGCGGCTGCTTCAAGTGTGCCGGATACCTTCCTTTCGATCGGATCGGCCATGCGTGGTGATGATTCAGGGGCGGTATCCAATGCGTTTGGCTCGAATATCTTCGACATCTGCATTTGCCTTTCGGTGCCGTTGCTTGTCAATTCGTACTTGGTAGGCTGGGGCCCCGTTATGTTGACCCAAGATGGTGAACCGATTGCCGGGCTGGTTGGGCTACGCATTAGTTTGTTTGTGCTTACCGGCATCACCTTGGCAATCATGTGGCACAATCGCCAATTGACCTTCCGCAAGTCGCTTATCCTGTGTGGGCTGTATGGTCTTTTTATTGCTTACGCCGTGTTGGGTTCACTGGGAATTTTGTTTGCCTGA
- a CDS encoding dihydrodipicolinate synthase family protein: MGSSNSPESQANPPATTEATPCDARFLPPAWVHQTLRSGIVIPAHPLALTVNRKLDERRQRALSRYYLAAGAKGLAVGSHTSQFAIRRPEHGLFQPMLELAAITAQEHDERTASKTVLISGLCGETAQAMAEAKLARDLGYHVGMISLAALPQANDDQLIAHCAAIADVIPIFGFYMQTAVGGRELSQGFWRRLAEIPNLVGIKMAPFNRYQTLDVLRGVADSGRADEIALYTGNDDNIICDLLTPFEIASKAKTIPLRIVGGLLGHWACWTQKAVEQLRQCHAARDNAALYPQLLQLAAQVTECNAALFDVRNQFAGCIAGIHYVLKEQGLLQNLIFLDPREQLSPGQQEEIDRVRATYPHLNDDPFVAEHLDQWLA; encoded by the coding sequence ATGGGAAGTTCTAACTCGCCAGAAAGCCAAGCGAATCCACCTGCGACAACCGAGGCGACACCTTGCGATGCCCGCTTCCTTCCTCCGGCTTGGGTTCACCAGACGCTTCGTTCTGGCATCGTGATTCCCGCCCACCCGTTAGCCCTGACCGTCAACCGCAAACTGGACGAACGAAGGCAACGAGCTCTTTCGCGATATTATCTAGCCGCAGGCGCCAAGGGTTTGGCGGTTGGCTCGCATACCTCGCAGTTCGCAATTCGTCGACCGGAACATGGCTTGTTTCAGCCCATGCTTGAGCTGGCCGCGATAACTGCCCAAGAGCATGACGAGCGAACGGCAAGCAAGACGGTTCTCATTTCTGGTCTATGCGGCGAAACGGCTCAGGCGATGGCGGAAGCCAAATTGGCTCGAGATTTGGGGTACCATGTCGGAATGATTTCACTGGCCGCACTACCGCAGGCAAACGATGACCAGTTGATTGCCCATTGTGCAGCCATCGCCGACGTAATACCGATTTTCGGGTTCTATATGCAAACGGCGGTTGGTGGGCGCGAATTGTCGCAGGGGTTCTGGCGACGCCTGGCAGAGATTCCGAATTTGGTCGGTATCAAAATGGCCCCGTTCAACCGCTACCAAACGTTGGATGTGTTGCGCGGGGTTGCCGATTCGGGACGAGCAGACGAAATCGCGCTTTACACCGGCAACGACGACAACATCATTTGCGATCTGCTTACCCCTTTTGAAATCGCCAGCAAAGCGAAGACAATTCCCCTGCGCATCGTGGGAGGGCTACTAGGGCATTGGGCCTGTTGGACCCAAAAAGCGGTCGAGCAACTTCGTCAATGCCACGCTGCGCGAGACAACGCAGCTTTGTATCCCCAACTCTTACAGCTTGCGGCTCAGGTTACGGAGTGCAATGCAGCGTTGTTTGACGTCCGCAATCAGTTTGCTGGCTGCATCGCGGGAATTCATTACGTTCTGAAAGAACAGGGGCTGCTACAGAATTTGATCTTCCTCGACCCTCGCGAACAGCTTTCGCCAGGGCAGCAAGAGGAAATCGATCGTGTACGAGCCACTTATCCTCATTTGAATGACGACCCGTTTGTGGCGGAACATCTCGACCAGTGGCTGGCGTAA
- a CDS encoding YebC/PmpR family DNA-binding transcriptional regulator — MGRSFENRKHSIAKTAAQKSKLYSKYGKMLYVAAKNGVPDPEVNPGLKSMMEKAKREQVPAHVIEKAIEKAKGTGGEDYSESRYEGFGPGGTSVIVDCLTDNPNRTITDVRNCFNKSGAKLGMAGSVGHLFDHLAVFSFKQGDHDPDQILEAMLEADVNVDDVEEEDGQLTVFAASSDFFKAKQALLELNPDTEFDAQEIAFVPQSNTELTGDDAEAFEKFLDMLHDCEDVQHVYHNAQLPDA, encoded by the coding sequence ATGGGAAGAAGTTTCGAAAACCGGAAGCATTCGATCGCCAAGACGGCGGCTCAGAAATCTAAGCTCTACTCGAAGTACGGCAAAATGCTGTACGTGGCCGCGAAAAACGGCGTGCCTGATCCGGAGGTAAATCCGGGGCTGAAGAGCATGATGGAAAAAGCCAAGCGAGAACAGGTGCCGGCCCACGTTATCGAAAAAGCGATTGAAAAGGCCAAAGGGACAGGGGGCGAGGACTACTCCGAATCTCGCTATGAAGGCTTCGGCCCTGGTGGAACTTCCGTAATCGTCGATTGCCTGACAGATAATCCCAATCGAACCATTACCGACGTACGCAACTGTTTTAATAAAAGCGGCGCGAAGCTGGGCATGGCCGGCTCGGTTGGTCACCTGTTCGATCACCTGGCGGTTTTCTCGTTCAAGCAAGGCGATCACGACCCAGATCAAATCCTGGAAGCCATGCTTGAAGCAGACGTCAACGTGGACGACGTTGAAGAAGAAGATGGCCAACTGACCGTTTTCGCAGCATCCAGCGACTTTTTCAAAGCCAAACAGGCCCTGCTGGAACTCAATCCAGATACCGAATTCGATGCCCAGGAAATCGCGTTCGTCCCTCAGTCGAACACCGAACTAACTGGTGACGATGCTGAGGCATTCGAGAAGTTTCTCGATATGCTCCACGATTGTGAAGACGTGCAGCACGTTTATCACAACGCTCAACTACCCGATGCGTAG
- a CDS encoding cytochrome b N-terminal domain-containing protein — protein sequence MMIAQIWKWIDDRSGYSDVVKPMLEHIVPSDARWWYVFGSATLCAFIVQVLSGIALAMVYVPGGDAAYESLKYITNDATMGYMVRGMHYYGATAMVMLAVIHMTQVFLHASYKYPREMNWMSGVVLLFVVLGMAFTGQLLRWDANGVWSVMVASEMAGRVPFIGAYIAHFLLGGETVGGSTLSRFFAIHVFILPGLIFAGIGLHMWLILRHGISEMPKVDQPVDPETYKEKYEARLEKTGVPFWPVAMWRDVLFSAAMVAVILFCSLFLGPPTLGPPPDPAYIHANPMPDWYFWWYFAVLSMLPPELETYVILGMPVLGLVILFILPLLSNRGHRVPSKRPWAVGTVIFGATAFVVLTIYGYRKPWSPDFAVKPLPANLVNSNDPHIQKGAQLVHDKGCLYCHNIDGHGGFRGPVLTYIGDRLDRGELVIRITNGGYNMPSFAASLSAEEMQEIVDFLLTRTEPKPVDAK from the coding sequence ATGATGATCGCTCAGATCTGGAAATGGATCGACGATCGGAGCGGATACTCCGACGTGGTCAAACCGATGCTAGAACATATCGTCCCGAGCGATGCTCGCTGGTGGTATGTCTTTGGCAGTGCAACCTTGTGCGCGTTCATCGTGCAGGTTCTCAGTGGTATTGCCCTGGCCATGGTCTATGTGCCTGGCGGCGACGCGGCTTACGAAAGCCTGAAGTACATCACCAACGACGCGACGATGGGCTACATGGTGCGGGGCATGCACTACTATGGCGCTACGGCCATGGTCATGCTGGCCGTAATCCACATGACCCAGGTCTTTTTGCATGCGTCGTATAAGTACCCGCGCGAAATGAACTGGATGAGCGGGGTGGTACTGCTTTTTGTCGTCCTTGGGATGGCTTTTACTGGGCAGCTTTTACGCTGGGATGCCAACGGGGTTTGGTCCGTGATGGTCGCCTCGGAAATGGCTGGTCGTGTTCCTTTTATTGGGGCGTATATCGCGCATTTCCTGCTTGGCGGAGAGACGGTCGGAGGTTCGACGCTGAGCCGTTTCTTTGCGATTCACGTCTTCATTCTGCCAGGCTTGATCTTCGCGGGGATTGGTCTCCACATGTGGCTGATCTTGCGGCATGGTATTTCAGAAATGCCCAAGGTCGATCAACCGGTCGATCCGGAAACTTACAAAGAGAAGTACGAAGCCCGCCTCGAAAAGACAGGCGTTCCCTTCTGGCCGGTTGCCATGTGGCGAGATGTGCTTTTCTCGGCGGCGATGGTGGCCGTAATCTTGTTTTGCTCGCTCTTTCTTGGCCCACCAACGCTGGGGCCTCCGCCTGACCCGGCTTATATCCATGCCAACCCGATGCCGGACTGGTACTTCTGGTGGTACTTTGCCGTGCTTTCGATGTTGCCCCCAGAACTAGAAACCTATGTGATTCTGGGAATGCCAGTGTTGGGCTTGGTGATTCTGTTTATCTTGCCGCTGTTATCCAATCGCGGACACCGTGTTCCCTCGAAACGTCCTTGGGCGGTGGGCACGGTCATCTTCGGAGCCACTGCGTTCGTGGTGCTGACGATCTATGGGTATCGCAAACCCTGGTCGCCAGACTTTGCGGTGAAACCTTTACCGGCGAACTTGGTCAACAGCAACGATCCGCACATCCAGAAAGGTGCGCAGTTGGTGCATGATAAGGGCTGCTTGTATTGCCACAACATTGATGGCCACGGAGGATTTCGTGGCCCAGTGTTGACCTATATAGGCGACCGTTTGGATCGAGGAGAACTGGTCATCCGGATCACCAACGGTGGCTACAACATGCCCTCCTTCGCCGCATCGTTATCGGCGGAAGAGATGCAGGAGATCGTCGACTTCCTGCTTACTCGCACCGAACCGAAACCGGTCGATGCGAAGTAA
- a CDS encoding dihydrodipicolinate synthase family protein: MDTEPLSAATISRSVWAVPSLARAADGSLDKAENAKLIRHIEQGGISTLLYGGNAIFYHLTLAEYRTALEMISELAADTSLVIPAIGPAYGTMLDQAEILKDFAFPTAMVLPQRDIVTSAGFCTGVRNLVKRLGKPVVLYLKFGGVVTVDDATALVNDGMISAIKYAVVREDYMQDDYLKALTEKIDPSLILSGLGDQPAIVHMRHFGLGGFTTGCGCVFPQLSTDLLQAIQAGNWDQAEAIRERFIPLERLRDNLGPISILHRATQLAGIAQTGPISPLLSEPDAAIQEQIAAALQQIKQSA; the protein is encoded by the coding sequence ATGGATACGGAACCATTATCGGCGGCAACCATTTCTCGTTCTGTGTGGGCGGTGCCTTCGCTGGCACGCGCTGCGGACGGTTCACTCGATAAAGCAGAGAATGCGAAGCTTATTCGTCACATCGAGCAGGGAGGCATCTCGACACTTCTCTATGGTGGCAACGCAATCTTTTATCATCTGACGCTGGCCGAATATCGTACGGCGTTGGAGATGATCAGCGAACTCGCGGCAGACACCTCGTTGGTGATTCCGGCAATTGGTCCGGCTTATGGAACGATGCTCGATCAAGCCGAGATTTTAAAAGACTTCGCGTTTCCAACCGCGATGGTTTTGCCCCAACGCGACATTGTCACCTCGGCAGGTTTTTGCACTGGGGTACGAAACCTGGTCAAGCGACTTGGCAAGCCGGTTGTGCTGTATTTGAAGTTTGGCGGCGTGGTAACCGTGGACGATGCCACCGCGCTGGTCAACGATGGAATGATCTCGGCAATTAAGTATGCCGTTGTGCGTGAAGATTACATGCAGGACGACTACCTCAAAGCGCTGACCGAGAAGATCGACCCGAGCCTGATTTTGAGCGGGCTAGGCGATCAACCGGCAATCGTACACATGCGGCATTTTGGCCTGGGTGGTTTCACGACCGGCTGTGGCTGCGTGTTCCCTCAGCTTTCCACCGATTTGCTACAAGCGATTCAGGCCGGTAACTGGGACCAGGCAGAAGCGATTCGGGAACGGTTTATTCCGCTAGAGCGCTTACGCGACAACTTGGGACCGATAAGCATTCTACACCGCGCCACCCAACTGGCTGGCATTGCCCAAACCGGTCCGATTTCGCCGCTGCTTTCCGAACCGGACGCAGCCATCCAAGAGCAAATCGCCGCTGCTCTGCAGCAGATCAAGCAATCTGCATAG
- a CDS encoding GntP family permease, with protein MIAILLGMLIVLCGVLFLRLHAFLALFFGALVVAAATLPEAISDSTLQHSTASVAAAVGDRLSLAEVGKDLGTKPGAYFLLDATDATKQNLGPMLIWVERFDKTEDGSVAILGESLPSDLDVENSWLVAQTKYDQAQKQASSSAINRVASALGKTFEKIGILIAMASIIGQCLLASGSAERIVLSIRRAMGERWTTLAFVISSFVLAIPVFFDTVFFLMLPLAQAMAKRTGRDYLKYVMAIIVGGTLAHSLVPPTPGPLFVATELNVEIGQMVLGGIAVGFWGVVAGYFYMLWANRTWTIPLRVSSLAEGTPSEWSDQDKLPSFVISILPVFVPIVLLAMKTVYEAVTQGNAGGEIGIVDMVISFLGDKNIALSLGAVLAMLTLVGKPGMTWVGLGKSVQKALADGGVVVLITCAGGAFGEMIRQTNIGTTIAHALPASAGGIGLLVTAFLITMIIRVIQGSATVAMITAIGIVVPVANQIGLPFHPVYLALAIGCGSKPLPWMNDSGFWVISRMSGFTERETLQTFSVLLTIMGFVSFLATVVFAMFLPMVSS; from the coding sequence ATGATCGCAATTTTATTGGGCATGCTGATCGTCCTGTGCGGTGTCCTTTTTCTCCGCTTGCATGCCTTTCTGGCGCTGTTCTTTGGCGCCTTAGTCGTGGCCGCTGCCACTTTGCCAGAAGCGATTTCGGATAGCACGTTGCAGCACAGTACCGCCTCGGTTGCTGCCGCCGTTGGCGATCGGCTGAGTTTGGCGGAAGTGGGAAAAGACTTGGGAACGAAGCCAGGGGCTTACTTCCTGCTGGATGCGACCGACGCCACCAAGCAGAACTTGGGGCCAATGCTGATTTGGGTGGAACGCTTCGACAAAACCGAGGATGGATCGGTGGCGATACTGGGCGAGTCCTTGCCAAGCGATCTGGATGTTGAAAATTCGTGGCTGGTAGCCCAGACCAAATACGATCAAGCACAGAAGCAAGCCAGCAGCAGTGCGATCAATCGCGTGGCGAGTGCTTTGGGGAAGACGTTCGAGAAGATCGGCATTCTAATCGCCATGGCCTCGATCATTGGCCAATGCCTGCTCGCGAGCGGTTCTGCCGAGCGGATCGTGCTGAGTATTCGTCGGGCAATGGGGGAGCGCTGGACCACGCTGGCGTTTGTGATCAGCAGCTTTGTGCTGGCCATTCCGGTCTTTTTTGACACGGTCTTCTTTTTGATGCTGCCCCTGGCGCAAGCGATGGCCAAGCGAACCGGTCGCGACTATTTGAAATACGTGATGGCGATTATCGTTGGCGGAACGCTGGCCCATTCGCTGGTGCCACCCACCCCAGGTCCGTTGTTTGTTGCCACAGAATTGAACGTTGAAATTGGCCAGATGGTGCTTGGCGGTATTGCGGTTGGCTTTTGGGGTGTCGTCGCTGGCTATTTTTATATGTTGTGGGCGAACCGCACCTGGACGATTCCCTTGCGTGTATCCAGCCTAGCCGAGGGAACACCCAGTGAATGGTCGGACCAAGACAAACTCCCCAGCTTTGTTATTTCGATATTACCGGTCTTCGTACCGATTGTCCTGCTGGCGATGAAAACGGTTTATGAGGCCGTCACCCAGGGAAATGCAGGGGGTGAAATTGGGATTGTGGACATGGTAATCTCATTTCTGGGAGACAAGAATATCGCCCTTTCCTTAGGGGCCGTCCTTGCCATGCTCACGTTGGTGGGCAAGCCAGGCATGACTTGGGTTGGGCTAGGGAAGTCGGTGCAGAAAGCGTTGGCTGACGGAGGGGTTGTCGTACTGATCACTTGTGCTGGCGGGGCCTTTGGCGAGATGATTCGCCAGACAAATATCGGCACGACCATCGCGCATGCTTTGCCTGCCTCTGCCGGTGGAATCGGCCTATTGGTGACGGCGTTCTTGATCACCATGATCATTCGTGTGATTCAGGGATCGGCCACGGTGGCCATGATTACCGCGATCGGAATTGTTGTTCCGGTAGCCAATCAGATCGGCCTCCCATTTCATCCGGTTTATCTGGCATTGGCGATCGGTTGTGGGTCGAAACCGCTGCCATGGATGAACGATAGCGGGTTTTGGGTGATTAGCCGCATGAGTGGTTTTACGGAACGAGAGACATTGCAGACGTTTTCGGTATTGCTGACCATCATGGGCTTTGTGTCGTTCCTGGCTACCGTAGTTTTTGCTATGTTTCTTCCCATGGTTTCATCATGA
- the araD gene encoding L-arabinonate dehydratase translates to MTSEPSQNPELPSSRWFDPDSLRGFGHRSRLKGMGYDDQDFRGKPVIAILNTWSDLNTCHSHFPERVKEVKRGIWQMGGFPVEIPVMSLGEMMMKPTTMLYRNLLAMETEEVLRCHPIDAAVLMGGCDKTVPAMIMGAISANRPAIFLPAGPMLKARWKDQTLGSGSDAWKYWDERRAGNLCDESWGEIENCIARSAGTCMTMGTASTMAAIAESMGMTLPGASSVPAVISEHARLAVASGRRAVEMAKENLRPADILTEASFDNAIVTSMAIGGSTNAIVHIIAMARRAGIPLTLERFDELSRTTPVLANVRPAGKFLMEDFFDAGGLRALLEQLGTHIDRSCRTVNGCTIGDNIAGAEVIDTDIIRSVDNPISESGGTFVLRGNLAPAGCVVKPTAASPRLLNHTGPAVVFDNYGDLKAKLNDPDAGITADSVLILRNAGPQGGPGFPEWGMLPIPDHLLKQGVRDLVRISDARMSGTSYGTCILHVAPEAAVGGPLALVQTGDLIELNVEQRSLRLLVDENELAQRKAAWTPPPARYQRGYGAMFLKHVTQADAGCDFDFLHHGAQTPDPDIY, encoded by the coding sequence ATGACTTCTGAACCGTCACAGAATCCCGAATTACCAAGTAGCCGCTGGTTCGATCCCGATAGCCTGCGCGGTTTTGGGCATCGCTCGCGGTTGAAAGGAATGGGGTACGACGATCAAGATTTTCGTGGTAAGCCTGTCATCGCGATCTTAAATACGTGGAGCGACCTGAACACCTGCCATTCGCACTTTCCTGAGCGTGTGAAAGAGGTTAAGCGGGGTATCTGGCAGATGGGCGGTTTTCCGGTTGAGATCCCGGTGATGTCGCTCGGCGAGATGATGATGAAGCCTACGACGATGCTCTATCGCAATTTACTGGCGATGGAGACGGAGGAGGTTTTACGCTGTCACCCGATCGACGCCGCTGTGTTGATGGGGGGCTGCGATAAGACGGTCCCGGCGATGATCATGGGAGCGATCTCGGCCAATCGTCCTGCTATCTTTCTACCTGCCGGCCCGATGTTGAAGGCGCGGTGGAAAGATCAAACACTAGGAAGTGGCAGCGATGCCTGGAAATATTGGGACGAACGCCGCGCCGGTAACCTGTGCGATGAATCTTGGGGCGAGATCGAGAATTGCATCGCCCGCTCGGCAGGTACCTGCATGACGATGGGAACGGCATCGACCATGGCAGCAATTGCCGAGTCGATGGGAATGACCTTGCCAGGGGCATCTTCAGTACCAGCGGTTATCTCCGAACATGCCCGCTTGGCCGTGGCATCCGGCCGACGAGCCGTTGAGATGGCGAAAGAGAACTTACGCCCTGCCGACATCTTAACCGAAGCTTCTTTCGACAACGCAATTGTCACCAGCATGGCAATCGGAGGCTCGACGAATGCGATTGTGCATATTATCGCTATGGCACGAAGAGCCGGAATTCCTTTGACGCTGGAACGGTTCGACGAATTATCGAGAACGACCCCAGTCTTGGCCAACGTGCGTCCAGCCGGGAAGTTTTTGATGGAAGACTTCTTCGATGCAGGCGGCTTGAGGGCACTGTTGGAACAGTTAGGCACGCACATCGATCGATCGTGCCGCACGGTCAACGGCTGTACGATTGGCGACAACATCGCCGGAGCTGAAGTGATTGATACGGACATTATCCGCTCGGTCGACAATCCGATTTCTGAAAGTGGCGGCACGTTTGTTTTGCGTGGCAATCTGGCTCCGGCAGGATGTGTCGTAAAGCCAACCGCAGCCTCACCTCGGCTGTTGAATCATACCGGCCCTGCGGTCGTGTTTGACAACTACGGCGATCTTAAAGCGAAACTCAACGACCCGGACGCAGGAATCACCGCCGATAGCGTGTTGATCTTGCGGAACGCAGGCCCCCAAGGTGGACCTGGCTTTCCTGAGTGGGGGATGTTGCCCATTCCTGATCATTTGCTCAAACAAGGGGTACGCGACCTGGTCCGAATTTCGGATGCTCGTATGAGCGGTACCAGCTACGGAACATGCATCTTGCACGTGGCTCCTGAAGCGGCAGTCGGCGGGCCGTTGGCCTTGGTGCAAACTGGCGACTTAATCGAACTGAACGTCGAGCAGCGCAGCTTGCGTTTGCTAGTCGACGAAAACGAACTGGCTCAGCGAAAAGCGGCTTGGACACCTCCTCCGGCGCGCTATCAGCGTGGCTATGGTGCGATGTTCCTTAAGCATGTCACCCAGGCCGACGCCGGTTGTGACTTTGACTTTCTCCATCATGGCGCACAGACGCCAGACCCTGATATTTACTGA
- a CDS encoding NAD-dependent epimerase/dehydratase family protein encodes MSSFPQIPQTIADEQQLDDWLTTPSSELIEFVRTLSGDLLVLGAGGKMGPSLAVRAKRAIDAAGSPASVIAVSRFSDTTSRQWLDDRGVVTHAADLLDRNAVEAIPDAANVLYMVGTKFGTSQNPAFTWAINTVASSQVMQRFAGSRFVALSTGNVYPFVPVASGGATEDGPIGPVGEYANAALGRERVFQYFSTCNGTPVTLMRLNYAVDLRYGVLTDIGLRVFSGEPVDLRNGYLNCIWQGDANDAIIRALGTAESPHCLLNLTGQETLSVRAIANEFARLLERPVQFTGEETESALLSNSAKCCDLLGAPQISTETMIRWTADWLRQKGRLLNKPTHFEVRDGKF; translated from the coding sequence ATGTCATCCTTCCCACAGATTCCCCAGACCATTGCCGACGAGCAGCAACTGGACGATTGGCTGACGACGCCTAGCAGCGAACTAATTGAATTTGTTCGTACGCTATCGGGCGATCTTCTCGTTCTCGGGGCAGGGGGAAAGATGGGGCCTTCGTTGGCCGTGCGAGCCAAACGTGCCATCGACGCGGCAGGAAGCCCGGCGTCGGTCATCGCCGTCAGCCGCTTTTCCGACACAACATCGCGGCAGTGGCTTGACGATCGTGGCGTCGTAACACATGCGGCAGACTTGCTTGATCGGAACGCGGTGGAAGCGATTCCCGATGCCGCGAACGTGCTGTATATGGTCGGCACCAAGTTTGGGACCAGCCAAAATCCTGCCTTTACATGGGCAATTAATACCGTTGCCAGCAGCCAGGTGATGCAGCGGTTTGCTGGTTCACGGTTCGTGGCTCTTTCGACTGGCAACGTGTATCCATTTGTCCCGGTCGCCTCCGGCGGAGCAACCGAAGATGGGCCAATCGGTCCTGTCGGCGAGTACGCCAATGCGGCCTTGGGACGCGAGCGGGTGTTTCAATATTTCTCTACCTGCAACGGAACGCCGGTAACCCTGATGCGGCTGAACTATGCGGTCGATTTGCGGTACGGCGTTTTGACCGATATCGGTCTGCGCGTGTTCTCTGGCGAACCGGTTGACTTGCGTAACGGCTACTTGAATTGCATTTGGCAAGGGGATGCGAACGATGCAATTATTCGCGCGCTAGGTACCGCCGAGAGCCCACACTGTTTGCTGAATTTGACCGGTCAGGAAACGCTATCGGTGCGAGCAATCGCCAACGAGTTCGCACGTTTGCTGGAACGTCCGGTTCAGTTCACCGGGGAAGAGACCGAGTCCGCCCTGCTAAGCAATTCAGCTAAGTGCTGTGATCTCCTTGGTGCTCCGCAGATATCGACCGAAACCATGATTCGCTGGACTGCCGATTGGTTGCGCCAAAAGGGTCGCCTATTGAATAAGCCCACCCATTTCGAGGTGCGCGATGGGAAGTTCTAA
- a CDS encoding ubiquinol-cytochrome c reductase iron-sulfur subunit, producing MSESADSPEASAEDNRRSFLARLSVIVSSVIGAAITLPGIGFVLAPVFKREPGKWQRLGKVDSYDVGKTVSVEFKNASVREWAGVTALTGAWLRRVSQEEFIAFSINCRHLGCPVNWIEDASLFMCPCHGGVYYSDGDVAAGPPPEPLARYQVRVRKGFVEIETSPVPLTTNDQV from the coding sequence GTGAGTGAAAGTGCAGACTCGCCGGAAGCGAGTGCCGAAGATAATCGCCGTAGTTTTCTCGCCCGTCTGAGCGTGATCGTTTCGTCGGTAATCGGAGCTGCGATTACCCTACCTGGCATCGGCTTCGTACTGGCTCCGGTTTTCAAGCGTGAACCAGGTAAGTGGCAACGGCTGGGCAAGGTCGATTCGTACGACGTCGGCAAAACGGTCAGCGTCGAGTTCAAGAACGCCTCGGTCCGCGAGTGGGCAGGCGTTACGGCGTTAACCGGCGCTTGGCTGCGACGTGTTTCCCAAGAAGAATTTATCGCTTTCTCGATCAACTGCCGCCATCTTGGTTGCCCGGTCAATTGGATCGAAGACGCATCGCTGTTTATGTGTCCTTGTCATGGCGGTGTCTACTATTCCGATGGCGACGTCGCCGCTGGCCCCCCTCCCGAACCGTTGGCTCGCTACCAAGTACGGGTCCGCAAAGGCTTCGTCGAGATCGAGACTTCTCCTGTTCCTTTGACCACCAACGATCAGGTTTAA